The genomic window CTCGGGGTGCCCGGGCTGGAGGCGAGCGTCGGGGTGGTGTCGTTGGCCCCGCTGGACGTCGACGTGGTGGGCGCCCAGGTGGCCGCCGCCGCCACGGCCATCGCCGCCGCCCTCTCCTGACGGGCCGGCCGAGCCGAGCAGCGCACACGCGAGGGCCCGGGCGACCGACGGTCACCCGGGCCCGCACGGTGGTGCCGGCTGTCACATGGGGGTGGTCACCGCGGCGTACGCGTCGACGATCCCGTACCCGTAGAAGCCGTTGAACTCCTCGCCCCCCTCGCAGTAGGCGTTGAACTGGCCACTGCGGTCCTCGCGCTGGTACGTCTGCGTCCGCGGCTGCGGGCAGGCGTGCTCGTCGGCGGTGGCGTAGAGGTGGCTCTCCACCGCGTCCGGCGCGAGCCCGAACCCGCCCTGGGTCGCGCTGCCGAACCGGCTGACGATCAGCGATGCGACGCCGGCGGCGTGCGGCGACGCCATCGACGTGCCCTGCAGGTAGGTGTAGTAACCGCACGTACCGGTGGCGGTGCACTGCTTGAAGACGAAGGTCTGGGCGTCCGGCACGACGTTGCCGTTCTCGTCGACCGAGCCCTCCTCCTGCAGCACCTTCTTGGGGTAGCTGGAGAGGATCATGTTGGCGTCGGTGCGGTAGGCGTCGGTCCCGTAGCCGTCGCGGAACCAGCCGCCCGGCGCAGCGACCGAGATCTGCTCGGTGCCGTAGTTGGAGTAGTCGGCCTTACGGCCCGACGGGCCGACCGACGAGACGCCGATCACGTGCGGCCCTTCCGCCGGCAGGTCGAGGCAGGTGTCGTTGTCGATCGGCCGGTGGTACGGCGCGGGGCCGTAGTCCGGGCTGCTGGTGTCGACGCGGGGCTTGCCGAGGTCCTCGTGGTTGTTGCCGAGGGCACCGACGAGCGTGACGCCGTGGTCGTGCGCGTAGTTGAGCGCCCGCTTCATCGCCGTGATGATGGCCCGCTGCTCCGCCCGGGCCTCCGGCGAGTCGGTCGGGTTGTTGGTGCAGTTGTAGAGCCACGGGTCGACGTAGAACGACATGTTGACGACGTCGAGGCCCTTGTCGCCGGCGTGGACCAGCGCGTTGACGACCGGGTCGAGGAAGAAGTACCCCGAGTCCTGGCCACCCTTGAGCTCGACCAGGGTGACGCCCGGCGCGACGCCGGAGACCCCGAAGCCGTTGGCGGCCGCGCCGACGGTGCCGGCGACGTGCGTGCCGTGCCCGCCGTCGTCGGTGCCGACCGGGTCGAGACAGCTCGCGACCTCGCACGCACCGTCGATGTCAGTCATGTCCGGCGCGAAGTTCTTCGACAGCGACCAGCCGAAGTTGGGCGCGATGTCCGGGTTGCTGGCGTCGATACCAGTGTCGAGGATGCCAACCTTGACGGTCGACCTGCCGTCCTCGACGGCGCGGGCCCGGTCGGCGTGGATCATCGACAGGCCCCACAGCTTGTCGTCGAGCGGGTCGAGGCCGGTGGGACCCTTCGCCAGTTCGATACTGCCCTTGGTCTTCGCGGCGGTCGCCAGGTTTTCGCGCTCGACCTTGTCGAGGTCGGCCCGCGGTGCGTAGCCGACGGCTTTCCGCTGCGCCGCGCCGACCAGAGAGCCGCTGCCGGCGACCCTGCTGGCGAAGTCGGCACGGTTGCTGACCACGCGGAACATGCCGACGCTGTTCGTGCTGGAGACCACCGTTCCGCCTGCGGCCTTGATGGCGGCGATCGCCGTGCTGGCGGAGACACCGTCCTTCGCCACCACGGTGAAGGTCCGGGTGCTGGTCGGCCCGGCGTTGGCCGGTGCGACCAGACCGGTCACCGTGAGTGCCAGCGCGGCCGCGATCGCGACCCCGCCGGCGGTGAAGCGCTTGCTCACCACATCAGATCCTCTCGTTGAGGGACGTGGCAGCCATCACATAACACCAGAGCTGATTTACGCCAGACAACCGTCCGGAATAGACCTCAATCAGGCATTCGTCGGTTCCAGCTTGACCAGCGCGTCCGACAGTTCGGCCAGGGTGGACACCTCGGCGTCCGGCGAGAGACCGGCCGGACGGGGCAGTCCGAGCCGGTTGAGCCAGACCGCCCGCAGTCCGGCCCGTTGCGGCGCGACCACGTCGTGCTCCGGCGAGTCACCCACGTACACGATCCGCTCGGCGGGCACCCCGGCCGCCGCCACCACCGCGGCGTAGAACTCGGGCGCCGGCTTCTTCGGCAGACCGTTCTCGTGCGCGTACAGCTCGAAGGCGAACTCGCCGGCGAGCCCGCAGCGTTCGGCGCGGCTGTTGCCGTTGGTGGCGAAGCCGAGCAGGTGGCGCCGCCGCAACGCGGCGAGCGCCGGCAGCGCGTCGGGGAACGGTCGGGTCAGCGCGAAGCGCCGGGCGAAGAAGAGGGCGGCCATCTCGTCCAGGTGCTCGTCGAGCCCGGCCCGGGCGAGCGACCGGGCCAGCGCGGTCCGCCGGATCTCCTGCACGGGCGCGGCGCTGAGCGCGCCGAAGACGGCACCCCAGTCGGCCTCCAGGTCCGCGAGGCGGACCGCGGCCGCCGCCGGGGTCCGGCGCCGCATCTCCGCCAGTACGGCGACCAGCGCGCCGGTGACCGCCGGGCGCAGGTCGAGCAGGGTCTCGTCGGCGTCGAAGACGACGGCGGTCGGCGGGCCGGTGGGGCGCTCGCCGCCTTCCGCCGGCCCGGGTGGTGGCGTGCTCACCGCTCGGTGGCCAGGGCCGGCTCGGCCGGGTGCCCGGGTCGCGCCGGCTCGGGCGTCGCGCGCAGCTCGTCGACGCGGACCAGGGCGACGCCGGCAACGATCAGCGCGCCACCGGCGAGCTGGACGACGGTCGGCAGTTCGTTCAGCACCAGCCAGGCGATGAGCACCGCGAACATCACCTCGGTCAACCCGACGAACGACGACAGCCGCGCCCCGAGCAGCCGCGCCCCGGCGATCCCGGTGAGGTACGCGACGACCGCGGCGATCAGCGACAGGCCGGCGATGGGCACCAGCCAGCTCATCCGGTGCCCGGCGAAGCTGACGTCGGCGAGGCCGGCCCGCAGCGGCAGCACCCCGACCGCGCCGAGCAGGAGCAGGACCAGGGCGCCGACGGCCATGCCACCGCTGGCCATCACCACCGACGGCAGTCGGTCGTCGACCCGGCCGGCAATCACGAAGTAGCCGGCCAGCCCGACCCCGGCGCCCAGTCCCCAGAGCACGCCGACCGGATCGAGCCGGCTGGCGCCGGTCAGATCCAGCACGAACACCAGCCCGCACAGGGCGGTCACCGATCCCGCCACGGTCAGCGCCCGGGGTCGCTGGCCGTGGACCAGCCACATCCAGCCGACCACGAGGACGATGCCCAGGTACTCCAGCAGCAGCGCGACGCCGACCGGCAGGTAGCGGACCGCGTTGAAGAAGCACGCCTGGGCGAGGGCCACGCCGAGCAGTCCGAACACGACGACGGTGCCGGCGTTGCGGCGAAGCACGTCCCACCGGCCGCGCAGGGCCAGGAGGGCCGGCACGGCGAGGACCAGCGCGGCGATGCCGACCCGGGCCACCACCACCGCCTCGGCCGACCAGTCCCCGGTGATCAGTGGGCGGGCGAAGGTGCCCGAGGTGGCGAAGGTGAGAGCGGAGAGCAACGCCAGGCCGAGGCCGACTCCGGGCCGTTCACGCATCGGTACGCTCCTTGGCCCGCCGGCCGGTCATGAGTCAAATGGGGTTACGCTCATGACGCTAGGCCGGCACCCTGACAGGAGTCAAGTTGCTCTTCGCCCATGACACCGAAAGCGCCCTGACCGCCACGGCGGCGCTGGTCAACACCGTCGGCCCCGACCTGGAGGGGCTGCCCGACGTGGCCGCCCTGGACGAGTTCTTCACCGCGCACTCCTGGACCGGCCGGCACGAGCACACCGAGGCGGAGCTGAGCTCGGTCCGCGCCCTCCGGCCCCGGCTGCGCCGGCTCTGGCACGCGGAGACCGACGAGGTGGTGGCGATCGTCAACGGGCTGCTCCGCGAGTCGAGCGCCCTGCCGCAGCTCATCCGGCACGACGACCAGCCGTACCACCTGCACGCCGTGCCGCGCGACGCGCCGCTGGCGACCCGGATGGCGGTCGAGGCGGCGATGGCGCTGGCCGACCTGGTCCGCAGCGGCGAGCTGAGCCGGCTGCGGATCTGCGACCACCCGGACTGCGACAACGTCCTGGTCGACCTGTCGAAGAACCGGTCCCGCCGGTTCTGCGACGCCGGCTGCGGCAACCGCGCCGCCGTCACCGCCTACCGGGCCCGCAAGGCGGCCGGCCGCTCGTGA from Micromonospora kangleipakensis includes these protein-coding regions:
- a CDS encoding S8 family serine peptidase: MSKRFTAGGVAIAAALALTVTGLVAPANAGPTSTRTFTVVAKDGVSASTAIAAIKAAGGTVVSSTNSVGMFRVVSNRADFASRVAGSGSLVGAAQRKAVGYAPRADLDKVERENLATAAKTKGSIELAKGPTGLDPLDDKLWGLSMIHADRARAVEDGRSTVKVGILDTGIDASNPDIAPNFGWSLSKNFAPDMTDIDGACEVASCLDPVGTDDGGHGTHVAGTVGAAANGFGVSGVAPGVTLVELKGGQDSGYFFLDPVVNALVHAGDKGLDVVNMSFYVDPWLYNCTNNPTDSPEARAEQRAIITAMKRALNYAHDHGVTLVGALGNNHEDLGKPRVDTSSPDYGPAPYHRPIDNDTCLDLPAEGPHVIGVSSVGPSGRKADYSNYGTEQISVAAPGGWFRDGYGTDAYRTDANMILSSYPKKVLQEEGSVDENGNVVPDAQTFVFKQCTATGTCGYYTYLQGTSMASPHAAGVASLIVSRFGSATQGGFGLAPDAVESHLYATADEHACPQPRTQTYQREDRSGQFNAYCEGGEEFNGFYGYGIVDAYAAVTTPM
- a CDS encoding HAD family hydrolase; its protein translation is MSTPPPGPAEGGERPTGPPTAVVFDADETLLDLRPAVTGALVAVLAEMRRRTPAAAAVRLADLEADWGAVFGALSAAPVQEIRRTALARSLARAGLDEHLDEMAALFFARRFALTRPFPDALPALAALRRRHLLGFATNGNSRAERCGLAGEFAFELYAHENGLPKKPAPEFYAAVVAAAGVPAERIVYVGDSPEHDVVAPQRAGLRAVWLNRLGLPRPAGLSPDAEVSTLAELSDALVKLEPTNA
- a CDS encoding EamA family transporter — protein: MRERPGVGLGLALLSALTFATSGTFARPLITGDWSAEAVVVARVGIAALVLAVPALLALRGRWDVLRRNAGTVVVFGLLGVALAQACFFNAVRYLPVGVALLLEYLGIVLVVGWMWLVHGQRPRALTVAGSVTALCGLVFVLDLTGASRLDPVGVLWGLGAGVGLAGYFVIAGRVDDRLPSVVMASGGMAVGALVLLLLGAVGVLPLRAGLADVSFAGHRMSWLVPIAGLSLIAAVVAYLTGIAGARLLGARLSSFVGLTEVMFAVLIAWLVLNELPTVVQLAGGALIVAGVALVRVDELRATPEPARPGHPAEPALATER
- a CDS encoding CGNR zinc finger domain-containing protein; translated protein: MLFAHDTESALTATAALVNTVGPDLEGLPDVAALDEFFTAHSWTGRHEHTEAELSSVRALRPRLRRLWHAETDEVVAIVNGLLRESSALPQLIRHDDQPYHLHAVPRDAPLATRMAVEAAMALADLVRSGELSRLRICDHPDCDNVLVDLSKNRSRRFCDAGCGNRAAVTAYRARKAAGRS